From a region of the Buchnera aphidicola str. Ak (Acyrthosiphon kondoi) genome:
- the aroB gene encoding 3-dehydroquinate synthase: MKIVERLKVVLGKRSYPISIGSGIIQEDNIFWPLKPGDQAMLVTNKTLANLLKDKVFYNLRKSGIKIDQVILSDGEQYKTLNEMELIISALLEKKHARDTTLIALGGGVIGDLAGFAASVYQRGVRFVQIPTTLLSQVDASIGGKTAVNHLLGKNMIGSFWQPSSVIIDIDCLKTLPYNELVSGMAEVIKYAIIFDEIFFSWLEENIESILCLDHKAMSYCIKKCCELKSQLISLDERENNFRALLNLGHTYGHAIEVHAGYGNWLHGEAISVGMVMAARTAELLGYLKAIDFKRILTLLKRTGLPIKGPKNMSAASYIPYMMRDKKVLSGEIRLVLPLSIGKAEIYSNIDKNIILTAIKNSQ; encoded by the coding sequence ATGAAAATTGTGGAACGATTAAAAGTTGTTCTAGGAAAACGTAGTTATCCTATTAGTATAGGCTCTGGAATTATTCAAGAAGACAATATTTTTTGGCCTTTAAAACCTGGTGATCAAGCAATGCTAGTGACTAATAAAACACTAGCCAATCTTTTAAAAGATAAAGTTTTTTATAATTTAAGAAAATCTGGTATTAAAATAGATCAAGTGATTTTATCAGATGGTGAACAGTATAAAACATTGAATGAAATGGAATTAATTATTTCTGCTTTATTAGAAAAAAAGCATGCTCGTGATACAACTTTAATTGCATTAGGTGGAGGAGTAATAGGTGACTTAGCTGGTTTTGCTGCTTCTGTTTATCAAAGAGGTGTGCGTTTTGTTCAAATACCAACTACTCTTTTATCTCAAGTTGATGCTTCTATTGGTGGAAAAACAGCTGTTAATCATTTACTTGGTAAAAATATGATTGGTTCTTTTTGGCAACCATCTTCTGTAATTATTGATATTGATTGTTTAAAAACACTTCCCTATAATGAATTAGTATCTGGTATGGCGGAAGTAATTAAATACGCTATTATTTTTGATGAAATATTTTTTTCTTGGTTAGAAGAAAATATTGAATCTATTTTATGTCTTGATCATAAAGCAATGTCTTATTGTATAAAAAAATGTTGTGAATTAAAGTCACAGTTAATTTCTTTAGATGAAAGAGAAAATAATTTTAGAGCATTATTAAATCTTGGTCATACATATGGTCATGCTATTGAAGTTCATGCAGGTTATGGTAACTGGCTGCATGGTGAAGCGATATCAGTAGGCATGGTTATGGCTGCACGTACTGCTGAATTATTAGGATATTTAAAAGCAATAGACTTTAAAAGAATACTTACACTATTAAAAAGAACCGGTTTGCCTATAAAAGGACCAAAAAATATGTCTGCTGCTTCATATATTCCTTATATGATGCGAGATAAAAAAGTCCTCTCAGGAGAGATTAGATTAGTTCTACCTCTATCAATTGGAAAAGCAGAAATTTATAGTAATATAGATAAAAATATTATTTTAACTGCCATTAAAAATTCGCAATAA
- the aroK gene encoding shikimate kinase AroK: MAEKRNIFLVGPMGAGKSTIGRQLSQQLNMEFFDSDQEIEKRTGANISWVFDLEGEDGFRLRERKIIDELTIKQGIVLATGGGSVTFKETRNFLSSRGIVVYLETTIEKQLTRTKRDKTRPLLQSATSNRVVLENLAYERNPLYEEIADIKVQTDDQSAKSVAFNIIRLLEEI; this comes from the coding sequence ATGGCAGAAAAACGAAATATCTTTTTAGTTGGACCTATGGGTGCTGGAAAAAGTACTATCGGTCGTCAATTGTCTCAACAACTTAATATGGAATTTTTTGATTCTGATCAAGAAATTGAAAAGCGTACTGGTGCTAATATAAGTTGGGTTTTTGATTTAGAAGGTGAAGATGGTTTTCGTTTGAGAGAGCGAAAAATTATTGATGAATTAACTATTAAACAGGGCATTGTTCTAGCTACAGGTGGAGGTTCAGTTACGTTTAAAGAAACTCGTAATTTTCTATCATCTCGTGGTATTGTCGTTTACTTGGAAACAACAATTGAAAAACAATTAACACGTACTAAAAGAGATAAAACAAGACCATTATTACAATCTGCTACTTCAAATCGTGTTGTACTAGAAAATTTAGCTTATGAAAGAAATCCTTTGTATGAAGAAATCGCAGATATAAAAGTCCAAACTGATGATCAAAGTGCTAAATCTGTAGCTTTTAATATAATTCGTTTATTAGAAGAAATATAA
- the deoD gene encoding purine-nucleoside phosphorylase: MSTPHINSKKNDFSDIVLMPGDPVRAKYIAEKYLDNYVQVNNTRLMLAYTGLYKNRKISIMSHGIGIPSASLYARELIVEFNVKKIIRIGSCGAVRDDINLRDIVIGMGASTDSKVNRIKFNNHDFSAIADFDMICNTVLISRKMNIKVSIGNFFTTDSFYNDDNKMLDILKKYNIIGVDMETAGIYSVAAEFKAKALSICTVSDHIINKEHLSSTERESSFNDMIKLALESTL; encoded by the coding sequence GTGTCTACGCCTCATATTAACAGTAAAAAAAATGATTTTTCAGATATAGTTCTTATGCCTGGAGATCCAGTACGAGCAAAATATATTGCTGAAAAATATTTAGATAATTATGTTCAAGTAAACAATACTCGTTTAATGTTAGCTTATACTGGATTATACAAAAATAGAAAAATATCAATAATGAGCCACGGTATAGGAATACCATCAGCTTCTCTCTATGCAAGAGAATTGATTGTTGAATTTAATGTAAAAAAGATTATTCGTATAGGAAGCTGTGGTGCTGTACGAGATGATATAAATTTGCGTGATATAGTAATTGGTATGGGTGCTTCTACTGATTCGAAAGTAAATAGAATAAAATTTAATAATCATGATTTTTCTGCCATTGCAGATTTTGATATGATTTGTAATACAGTTTTAATTTCAAGAAAAATGAATATTAAAGTTTCTATCGGTAATTTTTTTACAACAGATTCTTTCTACAATGATGATAATAAGATGCTAGATATTTTAAAAAAATATAATATTATCGGAGTTGATATGGAAACTGCAGGGATATATAGTGTTGCTGCTGAATTTAAGGCGAAAGCATTATCTATATGCACAGTATCTGATCATATTATAAATAAAGAACATCTTTCATCAACAGAAAGAGAATCAAGTTTTAATGATATGATTAAACTGGCTTTAGAATCTACTTTATAA
- a CDS encoding phosphopentomutase translates to MKRVFLIVLDSFGIGFSPDADKFNDVGSDTFGHIVEKCFLGEANKGRNGPLHIPNLVKLGIINAAKESTGKYPLGFNPNSNIIASYGFASEISSGKDTTSGHWEIAGVPVLDNWFYFKKKKQSFSDTLLDKIIKTSGLTGFIGNCHASGTDIINHLGEEHIKTKQPIIYTSSDSVFQIACHEVFFGLSNLYKLCETVRFILDKHRYKVARVIARPFIGNNKLNFQRTGNRRDFSIKPFSATVMKKLIDEKNGQVVAIGKVSDIYGGVGITKKIKSTGLDELCNTTINEMKAAVNNTIVFTNLVDFDSNWGHRRDVSGYARGLEFFDSKLSEIIKLVQKNDLLILTADHGCDPTWKGTDHTRENIPILIYSPGMKKRFLGHRKTFSDIGQTIAKYFLLTHMPYGQNMF, encoded by the coding sequence ATGAAACGAGTTTTTTTAATTGTTTTAGATTCTTTTGGAATAGGTTTCAGTCCTGATGCTGATAAATTTAATGATGTTGGTTCAGATACCTTTGGACATATAGTTGAAAAATGTTTTTTAGGAGAAGCTAATAAAGGAAGAAATGGTCCTTTACACATTCCTAATTTAGTAAAATTAGGTATAATAAATGCCGCTAAAGAATCTACAGGAAAATATCCTTTAGGATTTAATCCTAATTCAAATATTATTGCTAGTTATGGTTTTGCTAGTGAGATTTCTTCTGGAAAAGATACTACTTCAGGACATTGGGAAATAGCAGGAGTACCAGTTCTAGATAATTGGTTTTATTTTAAGAAAAAAAAACAGAGTTTTTCTGATACTTTATTAGACAAAATTATAAAAACATCTGGTTTAACAGGTTTTATTGGAAATTGTCATGCATCAGGAACTGATATTATTAATCATTTAGGTGAAGAACATATTAAAACAAAACAACCTATTATATACACCTCATCAGATTCTGTTTTTCAAATAGCATGTCATGAAGTTTTTTTTGGTTTATCTAATCTTTATAAATTATGTGAAACTGTTCGTTTTATTTTAGATAAGCATAGATATAAAGTTGCAAGAGTTATTGCAAGACCTTTTATTGGAAATAATAAATTAAATTTTCAACGTACAGGTAATAGAAGAGATTTTTCAATTAAACCTTTTTCTGCAACAGTTATGAAAAAATTAATAGACGAAAAAAATGGACAAGTAGTTGCGATTGGTAAAGTTTCTGATATTTATGGTGGAGTAGGAATCACTAAAAAAATTAAATCTACTGGTCTTGATGAGTTATGCAATACTACTATTAATGAAATGAAAGCAGCTGTGAATAATACTATTGTATTTACTAATTTAGTAGATTTTGATTCAAATTGGGGTCATCGTCGTGATGTTTCTGGATATGCTAGAGGTTTAGAATTTTTTGATTCTAAGTTATCTGAGATAATAAAACTAGTTCAAAAAAACGATTTATTAATTTTAACTGCGGATCATGGATGTGATCCAACTTGGAAAGGAACCGATCATACTCGAGAAAATATTCCTATATTAATTTACTCGCCGGGCATGAAAAAACGTTTTTTAGGTCACCGTAAAACTTTTTCTGATATAGGACAAACTATTGCAAAATATTTTTTATTGACTCATATGCCTTATGGTCAAAATATGTTTTAA
- a CDS encoding peptide chain release factor 3, with the protein MFDVNHEQELSKRRTFAIISHPDAGKTTITEKMLLFGKAIHVSGTIKGRGSGKYAKSDWMNIEKERGISVTTSVMQFTYKNILMNLLDTPGHQDFSEDTYRILTAVDCCLVIIDAAKGVEERTKKLIDVTRIHNTPIITFINKLDRDSREPIEILDEIEKELKLNCIPVSWPMSCGKNFKGVYHIYDKIVDLYKYKFFKKNFLNLDSCSDNLIDDYIGTDLAVHVRQELELITNIYPKFNKEKFLRGIITPIFFGSALGNFGINHVLDSLIKWAPSPLYRQSDKRKVNPQEKKFTGFIFKIQANMDLKHRDRIAFMRIVSGQYTKGMKLKHVRIKKNINISDAFTFLAGDRISINKAYPGDVIGLHNHGTIKIGDTFTQGEEIKFIGIPSFAPEIFRLIYLKNPLKQKQLKKGLVQLSEEGTVQVFRPILNNNLILGAIGILQFDVVIERLRLEYSIDAVYKKVNIILARWIKSDNHHSIYNFKKKYSTYLAYDTSNSLIYLAPSIANLNIVMTQNSDIFFDKTREQ; encoded by the coding sequence ATGTTTGATGTAAATCACGAACAGGAACTAAGCAAACGAAGAACTTTTGCAATTATTTCTCATCCTGATGCTGGAAAAACTACTATTACTGAAAAAATGTTATTATTTGGAAAAGCAATTCATGTTTCTGGAACAATAAAAGGAAGAGGAAGTGGAAAATATGCTAAATCTGATTGGATGAATATTGAAAAAGAACGTGGAATTTCTGTAACGACTTCTGTTATGCAATTCACATATAAAAATATTTTAATGAATTTATTAGATACTCCAGGTCATCAAGATTTTTCCGAAGATACATATCGTATTCTCACTGCTGTAGATTGTTGTTTAGTTATTATTGATGCAGCTAAAGGCGTAGAAGAACGAACTAAAAAATTGATAGATGTTACACGTATTCATAATACACCTATTATTACTTTTATTAATAAGTTAGATCGTGATAGTCGAGAACCAATAGAAATCTTAGATGAAATTGAAAAAGAGTTAAAATTAAATTGTATTCCTGTTAGTTGGCCTATGAGCTGCGGAAAAAATTTTAAAGGAGTTTATCATATTTATGATAAAATTGTTGATTTATATAAATATAAATTTTTTAAAAAAAATTTTTTAAATTTAGATAGTTGTTCTGATAATCTGATAGATGATTATATCGGAACAGATTTAGCTGTACATGTTCGTCAAGAATTAGAATTAATCACTAATATATATCCAAAATTTAATAAGGAAAAATTTTTAAGAGGTATTATCACGCCCATTTTTTTTGGTAGTGCGCTTGGAAATTTTGGAATTAATCATGTATTAGATAGTTTGATCAAATGGGCTCCTTCCCCCTTATATCGTCAAAGTGATAAACGCAAAGTAAATCCTCAAGAAAAAAAATTTACAGGTTTTATATTTAAAATACAAGCTAATATGGATTTGAAACATCGCGATAGAATAGCTTTTATGAGAATTGTTTCAGGACAATATACAAAAGGAATGAAATTAAAACATGTACGAATAAAAAAGAATATAAATATTTCTGATGCTTTTACTTTTTTAGCAGGCGATAGAATATCTATAAATAAAGCTTATCCTGGAGATGTTATAGGACTGCATAATCATGGTACTATTAAAATTGGAGATACTTTTACACAAGGTGAAGAAATTAAATTTATTGGAATACCAAGTTTTGCACCAGAAATTTTTCGTCTTATTTACTTAAAAAATCCTCTTAAACAAAAACAATTAAAAAAAGGTTTAGTCCAATTATCTGAAGAGGGAACTGTTCAAGTATTTCGTCCGATTCTTAATAATAATTTGATTTTAGGTGCTATTGGAATATTACAATTTGATGTTGTTATTGAGCGTTTAAGACTAGAGTATAGTATAGATGCAGTATATAAAAAAGTTAATATTATTCTTGCTCGTTGGATCAAATCTGACAATCATCATAGCATTTATAATTTTAAAAAAAAATACAGTACTTATTTAGCATATGACACTTCTAATAGTTTGATATATTTAGCACCTAGCATTGCTAATTTAAATATAGTTATGACTCAAAATTCTGACATTTTTTTTGATAAAACACGAGAACAGTAG
- the ansA gene encoding asparaginase, which produces MKKKFIYIAYTGGTIGMQKSNNGYIPVSGHLEKKLLKMPEFYSKEMPDFIIKEYQPLIDSSNMTPIQWQIIANDIKKNYHKYHGFIILHGTDTMAYTASALSFILENLEKPVIVTGSQIPLSEIRSDGRQNLLNSLLIAANYPINEVTLFFHHKLYRGNRTTKSRTDSLDAFSSPNLKPLLEVGVNIRYLYKKQIRKKPKKLKVYQIEPQPISIITIYPGISSKIIQNFLLYPVKALILCTYGVGNAPQSRSFLKELHLAYKKHIIIVNLTQCTSGRVDMNGYATGSSLIKVGVISGYDLTIESALTKLHFLLSQNISKEKIRFQMQNNLRGELTPIK; this is translated from the coding sequence ATGAAGAAAAAATTTATATATATTGCATATACAGGTGGAACTATCGGTATGCAAAAATCAAACAATGGATATATTCCTGTTTCTGGACATCTTGAAAAAAAACTTTTAAAAATGCCTGAATTTTATAGTAAAGAGATGCCGGATTTTATTATAAAAGAATATCAACCGTTAATTGATTCTTCTAATATGACACCAATACAATGGCAAATTATTGCCAATGACATAAAAAAAAACTATCATAAGTACCATGGATTTATTATTCTTCATGGAACTGATACAATGGCTTACACAGCTTCTGCCTTATCATTTATATTAGAAAATCTAGAAAAACCAGTAATTGTAACAGGATCTCAAATCCCTTTATCAGAAATACGTTCTGATGGTCGTCAAAACTTGTTAAACTCGCTTCTAATAGCTGCTAATTATCCTATTAATGAAGTTACTTTGTTTTTTCATCATAAACTATATAGAGGTAATAGAACAACGAAATCACGTACTGATAGCCTTGATGCATTTTCTTCTCCTAATTTAAAACCATTACTAGAAGTCGGAGTCAATATTCGTTACCTTTATAAAAAACAAATAAGAAAAAAACCAAAAAAATTAAAGGTATATCAAATAGAACCTCAACCTATTAGCATTATTACTATTTATCCAGGAATTTCTAGTAAAATCATTCAAAATTTTTTGTTATATCCAGTAAAAGCCTTAATTTTATGTACATATGGAGTAGGAAATGCACCTCAAAGTAGAAGTTTTTTAAAAGAATTACATCTTGCATATAAAAAACATATCATTATTGTAAATTTAACACAATGTACATCTGGAAGAGTAGATATGAATGGATATGCAACTGGTAGTTCACTTATAAAAGTTGGGGTGATTAGTGGTTATGATTTAACGATAGAATCAGCTTTAACTAAATTACATTTTTTATTAAGTCAAAACATCTCAAAAGAAAAAATACGTTTTCAAATGCAAAATAATTTACGTGGTGAATTAACACCGATAAAATAA
- a CDS encoding NfuA family Fe-S biogenesis protein produces MITISKNAQEHFTLLLSNEPKYTQIRIFIVNPGTPQAECGVAFCPKNEIEESDVQLKYDKFFVYVNKNILSYLKNAQIDLIVDKLGSQLTLKAPYAKNNFSKKSFSSLEEKIEYFLSLEINPQLSMHGGQVHLIKIDQNGIATIQFSGGCNGCSMIGSTLKEIVERKLLSSFPEIKKVCDKTEHLHGQHSFY; encoded by the coding sequence ATGATTACTATTTCAAAAAACGCACAAGAACATTTTACATTGCTTTTATCAAATGAACCTAAATATACTCAAATACGTATTTTTATAGTTAATCCAGGTACACCTCAAGCTGAATGTGGAGTCGCATTTTGTCCGAAGAATGAGATAGAAGAATCAGATGTTCAGTTAAAATATGATAAATTTTTTGTTTACGTGAATAAGAATATTCTTTCTTATTTAAAAAATGCACAAATTGATCTTATCGTAGATAAACTTGGTTCTCAATTAACATTAAAAGCTCCATATGCTAAAAATAACTTTTCTAAAAAATCATTTTCTTCACTAGAAGAAAAAATAGAATATTTTTTAAGTTTAGAAATCAATCCTCAATTATCAATGCATGGAGGACAAGTACATTTAATTAAAATTGATCAAAATGGAATTGCTACAATACAATTTAGTGGAGGCTGTAATGGATGTTCGATGATTGGATCGACTTTAAAAGAAATAGTGGAAAGAAAATTATTATCTTCTTTTCCTGAAATAAAAAAAGTATGTGATAAAACAGAGCATTTACATGGACAACATTCATTTTACTAA
- a CDS encoding single-stranded DNA-binding protein, translating to MASRGVNKVILIGHLGQDPEVRYMPNGNAVVNMTLATSENWKDKNTGENKEKTEWHRIVLFGKLAEIAGEYLRKGSQVYIEGSLQTRKWQDQNGLERYTTEIIVNIGGTMQMLGNRNSNLQAIPANDNHNTQTKIKKIDKVDFDKNTEINKSSKDLIHSSSDIDFDDEIPF from the coding sequence ATGGCAAGTAGAGGTGTAAATAAAGTTATTCTTATTGGACATTTAGGTCAAGATCCTGAGGTTCGTTATATGCCTAATGGTAATGCAGTAGTGAACATGACATTAGCTACTTCAGAAAACTGGAAAGACAAGAATACTGGCGAAAATAAAGAAAAAACAGAATGGCATCGAATAGTTTTGTTTGGAAAATTAGCGGAAATTGCTGGCGAGTATCTTCGAAAAGGTTCTCAAGTATACATTGAAGGATCATTACAAACCAGAAAATGGCAAGATCAAAATGGACTTGAGCGTTATACTACAGAAATTATTGTAAATATTGGTGGTACAATGCAAATGCTCGGTAATCGTAATTCTAACTTACAAGCAATACCCGCTAATGATAACCATAACACTCAAACGAAAATAAAAAAAATAGACAAAGTAGATTTTGATAAAAATACAGAAATAAATAAATCAAGTAAAGATTTAATTCATTCTTCTTCAGATATAGATTTTGATGATGAAATTCCTTTTTAA